A genome region from Thermococcus gorgonarius includes the following:
- a CDS encoding NADH-quinone oxidoreductase subunit K, with amino-acid sequence MIQFQFITAFLLIALGIYAFLAKRNLLKLILALDIIDSGIHLFLISLGYRIELNEVPTAPIYTGYETLKSPMVGPLPQALVLTSIVIGVCVLALAVALTVNAYRHYGTLDVRALRRLRG; translated from the coding sequence ATGATACAGTTCCAGTTCATAACCGCTTTCCTGCTCATAGCGCTTGGAATCTATGCCTTCCTCGCAAAGAGGAACCTGCTCAAGCTGATCCTTGCTTTGGACATCATAGACTCCGGCATTCACCTGTTCCTCATAAGCCTCGGCTACAGGATAGAGCTGAACGAAGTTCCGACGGCGCCGATTTACACCGGCTACGAGACGCTGAAAAGCCCGATGGTCGGCCCTCTGCCACAGGCCCTCGTCCTGACGAGCATAGTCATCGGCGTCTGTGTGCTGGCCCTCGCCGTTGCCCTGACCGTTAATGCCTACCGCCACTACGGAACCCTTGACGTGAGAGCTCTCAGGAGGTTGAGGGGATGA
- a CDS encoding Na(+)/H(+) antiporter subunit B: MSTTDGDMGVIVRTGARATIPLIGIFGAYIVAHGHLTPGGGFQGGATIAGAGILFLLAFGLGEMKRHFNKNLYSVLEGIGGLAFLGAAMLGIGTAFFYNVLWHNGPFFNGKPGTLLSAGYLPIMNLAVGLKVFTGLVSAMVGLALYRRWRK; encoded by the coding sequence ATGAGCACCACTGACGGCGACATGGGGGTTATAGTGAGAACCGGCGCGAGGGCCACGATACCGCTCATAGGCATATTCGGTGCCTACATAGTCGCACACGGCCACCTGACTCCGGGAGGCGGCTTCCAGGGTGGAGCGACCATAGCTGGAGCCGGAATACTCTTCCTGCTGGCCTTCGGCCTGGGTGAGATGAAGAGGCACTTCAACAAGAACCTCTACTCGGTCCTTGAGGGAATAGGCGGCCTGGCTTTCCTCGGCGCGGCGATGCTCGGAATCGGCACGGCATTCTTCTACAACGTCCTCTGGCACAACGGCCCGTTCTTCAACGGAAAACCCGGAACTCTGCTCTCAGCCGGTTACCTGCCGATAATGAACCTCGCAGTTGGCCTGAAGGTCTTCACCGGTCTGGTCAGCGCGATGGTCGGCCTGGCCCTTTACAGGAGGTGGAGGAAATGA
- a CDS encoding proton-conducting transporter transmembrane domain-containing protein has protein sequence MMVLPYLIIIPLLGAFSMPIVSLAGRKAREAWAVLISGATLAVGSWVFYHVYENGTILYTLGAKSPLGQGVNFPIRIVWEVDLFGALMMLMVTLVSFMAVIYSIGYMRHDTGLDKYYTLIIILELGMLGIAITGDLFNFYVFLEIMSIASYALVAFRNDTWEGIEAGIKYMFVGSLASSFILLGIALLYGQYGTLTMGYLALKLSQNPTVTAKVALALFIAGLLFKSGASPVHMWLADAHPAAPSSISAMLSGLVIKIGGLYALSRIAFSIYGASVSVKTVGWLIIIFACITLIVGNAMAVIQTDMKRLLAYSSVGQVGYILLGLGIGLAAYGSQTGEVALAGAIYHTFNHALMKALLFLIAGAVIHQLGTRNLNELSGLAKTMPKTTFAFLIGAAAIVGMPPLNGFASKWLIYESSALFNPVLGAIAIIGTAFCTAAYVRVLYTFFGKPGEKVMEAKDPGASMLWPMIILTIAIIVMGLFPWQISDKVMIPAAKALENQLSYIATLMGGG, from the coding sequence ATGATGGTCCTTCCGTACCTCATAATCATCCCGCTCTTAGGAGCGTTCTCGATGCCGATAGTGAGCCTAGCGGGAAGAAAAGCGAGGGAAGCCTGGGCCGTCCTGATAAGCGGTGCAACGCTTGCCGTTGGTTCGTGGGTCTTCTACCATGTCTACGAGAACGGGACAATCCTCTACACCCTTGGCGCTAAAAGCCCGCTCGGCCAGGGCGTTAACTTCCCGATAAGGATAGTCTGGGAGGTCGACCTGTTCGGTGCCCTAATGATGCTGATGGTTACCCTCGTCTCCTTCATGGCAGTAATCTACTCCATCGGCTACATGAGACACGACACCGGGCTGGACAAGTACTACACGCTCATAATCATCCTCGAACTTGGAATGCTGGGTATAGCGATAACCGGAGACCTGTTCAACTTCTACGTCTTCCTCGAGATAATGAGCATAGCCAGCTACGCCCTCGTTGCCTTCAGGAACGACACATGGGAGGGGATTGAGGCCGGAATCAAATACATGTTCGTCGGTTCCCTGGCCAGCTCCTTCATTCTACTCGGCATAGCCCTCCTCTACGGCCAGTACGGGACGCTGACGATGGGCTACTTAGCTTTAAAGCTCTCCCAGAACCCGACTGTTACGGCCAAAGTTGCCCTGGCCCTCTTCATCGCCGGCCTGCTCTTCAAGAGCGGTGCTTCACCGGTCCACATGTGGCTTGCCGACGCCCATCCAGCCGCTCCAAGCTCGATTTCAGCAATGCTCTCTGGCCTGGTCATCAAGATAGGAGGCCTCTACGCTTTGTCGAGGATAGCCTTCAGCATCTACGGGGCGAGCGTCAGCGTGAAGACCGTCGGATGGCTCATCATAATCTTCGCCTGCATAACGCTGATCGTCGGCAACGCTATGGCGGTAATCCAGACGGACATGAAGAGGCTTCTCGCTTATTCCTCGGTCGGGCAGGTGGGCTACATCCTCCTCGGCCTTGGAATAGGCTTGGCCGCCTACGGAAGCCAGACCGGCGAGGTAGCTCTGGCCGGAGCGATATACCACACATTCAACCACGCGCTCATGAAGGCCCTGCTCTTCCTCATAGCGGGAGCGGTGATACACCAGCTCGGCACGAGAAACCTCAACGAGCTTAGCGGTTTGGCAAAGACCATGCCAAAGACGACCTTCGCCTTCCTCATCGGAGCGGCGGCAATAGTAGGAATGCCACCGCTTAACGGGTTCGCGAGCAAGTGGCTTATCTACGAGAGCTCGGCCCTCTTCAACCCGGTTTTAGGCGCGATAGCGATAATAGGGACGGCCTTCTGTACCGCCGCCTATGTCAGGGTTCTCTACACCTTCTTCGGAAAGCCGGGTGAGAAGGTCATGGAGGCAAAAGACCCAGGGGCGAGCATGCTCTGGCCGATGATAATCCTCACAATAGCGATAATCGTCATGGGCCTCTTCCCGTGGCAGATAAGCGACAAGGTCATGATTCCAGCGGCAAAGGCCCTCGAAAACCAGCTGTCATACATAGCCACGCTTATGGGGGGTGGTTGA
- a CDS encoding hydrogenase, protein MFGYWDALYFVFAFIIGLILAYLLDQWAKRSGMGTRETGPGAKIFISGEDPDRVIPGFEHLEGNYTGRNVMWGLTYALKNFFTALKREHTGLLTDYASYLVITAAFVMGVLLIWG, encoded by the coding sequence GTGTTCGGCTACTGGGATGCCCTTTACTTCGTCTTCGCCTTCATCATCGGCCTAATCCTTGCTTACCTCCTCGACCAGTGGGCGAAGAGGAGCGGAATGGGAACGAGAGAAACCGGTCCCGGGGCGAAGATATTCATCAGCGGTGAGGACCCAGACAGGGTTATTCCGGGCTTCGAGCACCTGGAGGGCAACTACACGGGAAGGAACGTCATGTGGGGCCTAACCTACGCCCTCAAGAACTTCTTCACCGCGCTGAAGAGGGAGCACACCGGCCTGCTGACGGACTACGCGAGCTACCTCGTGATAACGGCGGCCTTCGTCATGGGAGTTCTCCTAATCTGGGGGTGA
- a CDS encoding NADH-quinone oxidoreductase subunit C produces the protein MNDNPVTEANEVKEPTKAEKVAKAIAERFPEAEVQVKTNKWGRQRVWVRIPREKYRELMEFVKTLDGEAHYSIGIEQDWGDELGFLSHLLIYYDDAPAVSLIVDVHAPKDDPVIPDISDIFPIALQFEREGMEMVGLDFEGAPDKRRLFLPDDFPEGIYPLRLDDKGISEDMVKNAGHPYYLKGGAKK, from the coding sequence ATGAATGATAATCCCGTTACCGAAGCAAACGAGGTTAAAGAGCCAACCAAGGCCGAGAAGGTCGCAAAGGCTATAGCAGAGCGCTTCCCCGAGGCAGAAGTTCAGGTAAAGACCAACAAGTGGGGGAGGCAGAGGGTCTGGGTGAGAATCCCGAGGGAAAAGTACAGGGAGCTGATGGAGTTCGTAAAAACGCTCGACGGCGAGGCCCACTACTCGATAGGCATCGAGCAGGACTGGGGGGACGAATTAGGCTTCCTCAGCCACCTCCTGATTTACTACGACGACGCCCCGGCGGTTTCCCTAATAGTAGATGTCCACGCGCCGAAGGACGACCCGGTGATTCCAGACATCAGCGATATTTTCCCGATAGCGCTCCAGTTCGAGAGGGAAGGTATGGAGATGGTCGGGCTGGACTTTGAAGGGGCACCTGACAAGAGGAGGCTCTTCCTGCCGGACGACTTCCCGGAGGGAATCTACCCGCTCCGTCTGGACGACAAAGGAATATCAGAGGATATGGTCAAGAACGCAGGCCATCCCTACTATCTGAAGGGAGGTGCAAAGAAATGA
- a CDS encoding NADH-quinone oxidoreductase subunit B family protein, with amino-acid sequence MAITVPANSSNSSERERLEKRIAQLCRFLGRSPWVFHINSGSCNGCDIEIIAALTPRYDAERFGVKLVGSPRHADILLVTGPVTNQSLERVKLVYEQTPEPKMVIAVGACPTGGSVFYESPFTNAPLDRVIPVDVYVPGCPPRPEAILQGVVLALEKLAKILKGEVPEVSEE; translated from the coding sequence ATGGCGATAACCGTTCCTGCCAACAGTTCAAATTCATCAGAGCGCGAGAGGCTTGAAAAGAGGATAGCCCAGCTCTGCAGGTTCCTGGGCAGGTCGCCCTGGGTCTTCCACATCAACAGCGGCTCCTGCAACGGCTGCGACATAGAGATAATAGCGGCTTTAACTCCACGCTACGACGCCGAGCGCTTCGGTGTAAAGCTCGTCGGCAGTCCGAGGCACGCGGACATACTCCTTGTTACAGGCCCGGTGACCAACCAGAGCCTTGAGAGGGTCAAATTGGTCTACGAGCAGACTCCAGAACCCAAGATGGTGATAGCCGTTGGAGCGTGCCCGACAGGTGGAAGCGTCTTCTACGAGAGTCCATTCACAAATGCACCCCTCGACAGGGTCATTCCCGTTGACGTTTACGTTCCTGGTTGCCCTCCGAGGCCCGAGGCAATACTCCAGGGAGTCGTTTTAGCCCTTGAGAAGCTGGCTAAAATCCTGAAAGGGGAAGTCCCGGAGGTGAGTGAGGAATGA